In Camelus bactrianus isolate YW-2024 breed Bactrian camel chromosome 10, ASM4877302v1, whole genome shotgun sequence, a genomic segment contains:
- the OR2D2 gene encoding olfactory receptor 2D2, with protein sequence MRQTNQTRVTEFLLLGLSDDQHTQQLLFILFLGVYLVTVLGNLLLIFLVHVDFQLHTPMYFFLYNLSLADLFFSTNIIPQALVHLFSRKKVISFTRCAIQLLLVLIFGCTQCALLAVMSYDRYVAICNPLHYPSIMTWRVCIQLATGSWTSGILVSVVDATFTLRLPYRGSSHIAHFFCEAPALLILASTDTRTSELAIFFMGVVILLIPVSLILVSYGRIIVTVVRMKSAAGRLKAFSTCGSHLIVVIIFYGSAIVTYMTPKSSKEQKELVSVFYAMVTPMLNPVIYSLRNKDVRGALRKVAPRNFPCRLGIFH encoded by the coding sequence ATGAGACAGACGAATCAGACACGGGTGACAGAGttcctccttctgggactctcTGATGACCAACACACCCAGCAACTGCTCTTTATCTTATTCCTGGGTGTCTACCTGGTCACTGTACTTGGAAATCTGCTTCTCATATTCCTTGTTCATGTTGACTTCCAGCTTCACACACCTATGTATTTTTTCCTCTACAATTTATCTCTGGCTGACCTCTTTTTCTCTACCAACATCATTCCTCAGGCCCTAGTCCACCTGTTCTCTAGGAAGAAAGTCATTTCATTCACACGCTGTGCAATACAGCTTCTGCTCGTCCTCATTTTTGGGTGCACACAGTGTGCCCTTTTGGCAGTGATGTCCTATGATCGGTACGTGGCTATCTGCAACCCTTTGCATTACCCCAGCATCATGACTTGGAGGGTGTGCATTCAGCTGGCCACAGGATCGTGGACCAGCGGCATTCTGGTATCTGTGGTGGACGCCACCTTCACACTGAGGCTACCCTACCGAGGCAGCAGTCACATTGCTCATTTCTTCTGTGAGGCCCCCGCACTGCTGATCCTGGCCTCCACAGACACCCGCACTTCAGAATTAGCCATTTTCTTCATGGGAGTTGTGATTCTCCTCATCCCTGTTTCCTTAATTCTGGTCTCCTATGGCCGCATCATCGTAACTGTGGTCAGGATGAAGTCAGCTGCAGGAAGGCTCAAGGCATTCTCAACCTGTGGCTCCCACCTCATTGTAGTCATCATTTTTTATGGGTCAGCAATTGTCACTTACATGACACCAAAGTCTTCCAAAGAACAGAAAGAGCTGGTATCTGTGTTCTACGCGATGGTGACCCCCATGCTTAATCCTGTCATctacagtctgagaaacaaggaTGTGAGGGGAGCTCTGAGGAAAGTGGCCCCCAGGAACTTCCCATGCAGGCTTGGAATTTTCCACTGA
- the OR10A4 gene encoding olfactory receptor 10A4, producing the protein MWGNWTIVSEFILVSFSALSSDLRVLLFLLFLAIYLVTLMGNVLIILVATADSALQSPMYFFLRNLSLLEIGFNLVIVPKMLETLIAQDMTISFLGCAAQMYFFFFFGAAECCLLATMAYDRYVAICDPLRYPVIMGRRACGQLAAASWFSGLPVAIVQTTWIFSFPFCGPNRVNHFFCDSPPVIALVCADTSLFELEALTATVLFILFPFLLILGSYVRILSTIFRMPSAEGKHKAFSTCSSHLLVVSLFYSTAILTYFRPRSSTSPESKKLLSLSYTVVTPMLNPIIYSLRNSEVKAALRRVVRRTLGPQKG; encoded by the coding sequence atgtggggaaactggACAATTGTCAGCGAGTTCATTCTTGTGAGCTTCTCAGCCCTGTCCTCTGACCTACGAGTTCTgttgtttctcctttttctggCCATTTACCTGGTTACCCTAATGGGCAATGTCCTCATCATCCTGGTCGCTACAGCTGACTCTGCCCTACAAagccccatgtacttcttcctcaggAACTTGTCTCTCCTGGAGATAGGTTTCAACTTGGTCATTGTGCCCAAGATGCTGGAGACCCTGATCGCCCAGGACATGACCATCTCCTTCCTCGGCTGTGCTGCTCAgatgtatttcttcttcttcttcggGGCTGCGGAGTGCTGCCTCCTGGCCaccatggcctatgaccgctatgtggccatctgtgaCCCTCTGCGCTACCCAGTCATCATGGGTCGCCGGGCCTGTGGCCAGCTGGCAGCTGCCTCTTGGTTCTCAGGGTTGCCGGTGGCCATTGTGCAAACCACATGGATTTTTAGCTTCCCCTTTTGTGGCCCCAACAGGGTGAACCACTTCTTCTGTGACAGCCCCCCTGTCATCGCACTGGTGTGTGCTGATACCTCGCTGTTTGAACTGGAGGCTCTGACAGCCACCGTCCTGTTCATCCTCTTCCCTTTCTTGTTGATCCTGGGGTCCTATGTCCGCATCCTCTCCACTATCTTCAGGATGCCCTCAGCCGAGGGGAAGCACAAGGCCTTCTCCACCTGTTCCTCCCACCTCTTGGTCGTCTCCCTCTTCTACAGCACTGCCATCCTCACGTACTTCCGGCCCCGGTCCAGCACCTCTCCTGAAAGCAAGAAGCTGTTGTCTCTCTCCTACACGGTGGTGACCCCCATGTTGAACCCCATCATCTACAGCTTAAGGAACAGTGAAGTCAAGGCTGCCCTGAGGCGGGTCGTCCGCCGGACCCTGGGCCCTCAGAAAGGATGA